Part of the Nicotiana sylvestris chromosome 2, ASM39365v2, whole genome shotgun sequence genome, ATctctcacaacttctcagctcccagaactTCATAGaaaaatggagtagtagaaagaaagaacataactctggaagaaatggcaaGAATAATGCTGATTGCTAGTGGACTTCCAAAGAACCTTTGGGCTGATGCTGTCAACACTGCATACTACTTAGTGAATACCTGATTAGATCAATTTTGAACAAAACCCCGTACGAGTTGCTGAATGGAGGAAAACCCAAGCTGACTTAACTAAGAACATTTAgatgcaaatgctatgttctcaacaatggaaaagaTCAACTTGGTAAGTTCGATGCCAAAAGTGACAAAGGGATATTTCTTGGCTACTCTTCTCAAAGTaaggcttacaagatatataacaaGAGAACTCAATGTGTTGAAGAAAGTGTCCATGTTATTTTTTATGAATCTCATCTATCGTTTGAGAAGGAATActgaggaagatcaagatggagaacccttacttgttcctggtgaagtcattaacatgacaaacGGAAGAGCAGATATGATGAGTGAAGTGAAGGAGGCAAATGAGGACAATGTTGCCTCATCATCAACAAAACCAAACACTTCAAATACAACCACTAAAGCTGAAGAAaaagtggttgatgcagttcagggaACTCCACTGGCATCTGAGAGAAGGATAGAGGAAAATCAGCCAAACATACTTTCTTCCTCTCAGAATAAATCCTAGACATCTAACTGGAGATATTAAAGTTCTCACCCTATAGACAACATAATCACTCCTCTAGATTCCGGAGTCCCCAGGTCAAGAGCTAGAAGTTCACTTGCCTTTTCAGCCTTTCTCTCCCAGATAGAACCCAAGAACATCAAGGAAGCCTTaaaagatgcagattggattacagccatgcaagacgAGCTGCATCAATTTGAGAGAAATAGTGTTTGACACTTGGTACCCAGACCCCCAGATAGAACTATTATatgaaccaggtgggtattcagaaacaagcttgatgagCATAGAATTACCATAAGGAACAAGGTTAGGCTAGTGGTTCAAggttacaatcaggaggaagtgattgactatgatgaaacttttGCTCCAGTGGCTCGCATGGAAGCCATCAAAATTCTGATCACCTTTgcttctcatatggaattcactttgttccaaatggatgtcaaaagtgcattctTAAATGGActacttaaggaagaagtctatgtgaagcaaccccctgggtttgaatgtcatgagcaccTTGAATATGTGTTCAAATTAGACAAAGCCTTGTATGGGCTAAAGTAGGCTCCTCGATCATGGTGTGAAAGATTGTCAAAATTTCTCTTAGAAAATGGCTTTaagagagggaaaattgacaacactcttttcttaaagaaacgaggaagaaacctgctcattgttcaggtctatgttgatgatatcatttttggagcaacagctgactctctgtgtgaagaatttgcaaaatttatgggaagtgaatttgaaatgagcatgatggggcaATTAAACTTCTTCTTGAGTCTTCAAGTAAAACAGCCCCCAAAGGGTACCTCCATCTGTCAGCAATAATACATCAGGGAACTCTTGAAGAGGTtcgacatggaagcatcaaaggtgatagacactcctATTGCAACTGCCACTCAACTGGACATGGATAAAACCAGATCTCCTGTGAATCAAATAATGTATAGAGGCATcattgggtctcttctctatctcacTGCCAGTCGACCTGATATTGTTTTCAACGTGGGGCTGTGTgcgaggtttcaatcaaatcccaaggaatctcacttgaagtCTGCCAAAAGAATACTAAGATATCTCAAAGGCACGCAGGGCCTAGTGCTATACTATCCATCAGGTGACAATTTTAATCTAATTGAGTATGCTGATGCAGACTAtacaggttatcttgtggacagaaAAAGCACTTCTGGGATGGCTCACTTATTAGGatcatgtcttatctcttggggtacaaggaagcaaaattcagtggctctttcaacagctgaaactgaatatgtagctgcagcaaCCTGCTGCGCTCAGCTTTTGTGGATCAAGCAGCAACTGGAGGATTTTGGAGTTCTTACTGGGAGTGTGTCCCTCCTATATGACAACACCAGTGCACCCAACATGGCAAAGAATCCAGTTTAACATAAAAAGACCAAAaatattgatgtgaggcatcattttttaagagataatgtggagaaagggttgatatgcATGAAGTTCTGCGGCAccgaagatcaaattgcagacattttTACCAAGGCACTAAGTAGGGAAcaatttgaaagaaacagagtaaGGTTGGGACTGTTGAGGCCAAATTaagaacctgattcctttttgaGTTGGCTCGAGTTATTAAGAAATAATAGGTTCAAAGTGTTTTATGGAcctgtctaactcacttcaataccgttgcaggtaaacacgcatgatgagaATAGAAGCAGTAAATGCAGTACATGACTGATAAAAGAGGATTAATCCTTTTCAAAAAGAAGGGGATTGAAGAAAATGTTTTtcaaagaaccaggttcttgtacTAAGGTTAGTAGTTATGTACATCATTTAATATACGTCTTAAAAGGCACAAAATACAACTGCCATGTCATCAACTTTTCAGATCTGGCTGTCACGTCCTTTCAATTCAAAACGTTCTATCTCCCTCTGAAATGTCACAATTCTCTACGCCCAACCGTTGTTTCAGAATCGGTGCCTATTCTTCTCccttcataattatcctctccGTTTTAAAAACCCTTCTCTTCTGTCCTTCCTAACCATAAGCCCTATTCTAGATTCACCTTAAAGGAAGGATCATCACACCACCTCTTCCAATGGCTGAGAAAACTTTCGACCCATCCATGGAACATCTCTCCTTCATTGAGTCTGTATCACCCTTTATCACTCCTACTGCTACAATCACACCTTCCCTAGTTTCCCAACCTCTTCCCAACTCAGCAACCCCTGAAACTATTGTTCCgtcctcttcatcatctgttgCCCACACCAGTCAAACTCTAAATGGAAAACAAGGTGAAAATAATGACTTTACAAAAGGCTCCGCCATCGTTGTTGTCGACTCCATGGTTGTGGAAGCATCTGTTGAAGAAGAAAAGACTGTGTTTGTTGTATCCGCGAATGGAATATTGCATGAATTTATTTCTCATAGAAAAGAGTCATAAAGTATGTGGGTAAAAGGGGCCCTTCTGGTTGTTGAAGGGGATGCAGTAGTATACACTACTGGGGTATCACATGAGGAACCTTATCCCTCTCTGGAGGACCCAGGTCAGGACTCTCATCCCCAGGATAGTGATGTACCTGCATCCGATGCTATGCCCCTGAAAATTCAAGCACCAAAAATACATCTAGTGATGAAGAAGACCTGGACAATGTGGCCCTAGATGCATTCATAAGTAAGAGAGGGTTGTCGCCACCCCTGAGTTTGAAAGTAAATGGCTTACTACCAGGCTTCAAGTCAAAGTAGCCTACGATTATGCACTCCAAAAGAGCAAGAAAAGTATtaagaagaaaaggagaaagtTGGTAAAGAATGGTGTTCCTATGAGTGATGAAGCTATCCCTGTAGTTGTGGTGGAGGAAGGAACTCTTGAGGAGGCTGGTTCCCTTGTAAGGCGGTGCTCGAAAAAGGCTGAGTCTGTTTCCATGGAAAAAGGATCTACTTCCAAGTCCAAGACAAAGGAGGGAGGGAGTGATGAAGATATTCTTGTCAAGTCCAAGGGGAAAGATAAAGTTAGTGGAGAAAAACATAGAAAACGCAAGTTTGAAACGGTTGAAGAACCCAGTTCTGGGAAGAAAGCCAGAAGTGACGTCTGCCTTGGCTCTGAGAGACTAAGGCATCAAAATGTTTTGTTGGGTCGTATATTTGACCCAAAAATCTCTAAGATGGCAGGAATGCGTCAGCTTAATGGTAAAGTTTCAGCAATGGACGCATCTATTCTACATTGATGCTCCTAAAGTGTATGAGGAGGAGGTCAAGAGTTTCTTCGCAAGTCTCTTTCCAGTTGATGTTGACCATGTGTGTGCCTTATTCAATGGGGTAGATATTGTCTTTGGCGTGAAATTGCTTGGGGATATTATGCATGTTCCTACAATTGGGGTGTCTAGTGTACGAGATGCCTGTC contains:
- the LOC138885173 gene encoding secreted RxLR effector protein 161-like, which encodes MEASKVIDTPIATATQLDMDKTRSPVNQIMYRGIIGSLLYLTASRPDIVFNVGLCARFQSNPKESHLKSAKRILRYLKGTQGLVLYYPSGDNFNLIEYADADYTGYLVDRKSTSGMAHLLGSCLISWGTRKQNSVALSTAETEYVAAATCCAQLLWIKQQLEDFGVLTGSVSLLYDNTSAPNMAKNPV